One part of the Perognathus longimembris pacificus isolate PPM17 chromosome 10, ASM2315922v1, whole genome shotgun sequence genome encodes these proteins:
- the Slc38a8 gene encoding putative sodium-coupled neutral amino acid transporter 8, whose translation MEGQTRGNRDLTEKPLPAAAAPRLSSLGAVFILLKSALGAGLLNFPWALHEAGGALPTFLVVLVSLVFLTSGLAILGYAASVSGQDTYQGVVRGLCGPALGKLCEACFLLNLLMISVAFLRVIGDQLEKVCDSLVLGTPPPWYAAQRFTLPLVATLLILPLSAPREIAFQKYTSVLGTLAACYLALVVTVQYYLRPQGLLREPRPSPSPSSWASAFSVFPTICFGFQCHEAAVSIYCSMRRQSLSHWVLVSALSLLACCLIYLLTGVYGFLTFGTEVASDILMSYPGDDMAVLVARVLFVVSIVTVYPIVLFLGRSVMQDIWKRTWSSQGPPVLADPSGPWVRVPLTVLWVAVTLAMALVLPDLGQITGIIGGISTFFIFIFPGLCLICAVDVEPMGPGVKCCLELWGALSVLLGTFLFGHSTAMAVLELF comes from the exons ATGGAGGGACAGACCCGAGGGAACAGAGACCTCACCGAGAAGCCCCTgcctgccgccgccgccccccgttTGTCCTCGCTGGGTGCCGTCTTCATCCTCCTCAAGTCCGCACTGGGAGCCGGTCTGCTCAACTTCCCCTGGGCCCTCCACGAGGCGGGGGGCGCGCTGCCCACCTTCCTGGTGGTGCTG GTCTCCTTGGTCTTCCTGACCAGTGGGCTGGCTATCCTGGGCTACGCGGCCTCCGTCAGTGGGCAGGACACCTACCAGGGTGTGGTCCGCGGGCTGTGCGGCCCCGCCCTGGGAAAGCTCTGCGAGGCCTGCTTCCTCCTCAACCTGCTCATGATCTCGGTGGCCTTCCTCAGGGTGATCGGGGACCAGCTGGAGAAGG TGTGTGACTCCCTCGTGCTCGGGACCCCCCCGCCCTGGTACGCTGCCCAGCGCTTCACGCTGCCGCTGGTGGCCACACTGCTCATCCTGCCCCTGTCGGCGCCCAGGGAGATCGCGTTCCAGAAGTACACCAG CGTCCTGGGCACCTTGGCGGCGTGCTACCTGGCTCTGGTCGTCACAGTGCAGTATTACCTCCGGCCTCAGGGTCTGCTGCGGGAGCCCCGTCCTTCGCCAAG CCCTTCCTCCTGGGCCTCTGCCTTCAGCGTCTTCCCTACCATCTGCTTCGGGTTTCAG TGCCACGAGGCAGCCGTGTCCATCTACTGCAGCATGCGCCGGCAGAGCCTGTCCCACTGGGTCCTGGTCTCCGCGCTGTCCTTGCTGGCCTGCTGTCTCATCTACTTGCTGACAG GGGTTTACGGCTTCCTGACCTTTGGGACGGAAGTAGCCTCTGACATCTTGATGTCCTACCCTGGCGACGATATGGCTGTGCTCGTGGCGCGTGTGCTCTTCGTGGTCTCCATCGTGACCGTGTACCCCATCGTGCTCTTCCTGGGGAG GTCTGTGATGCAGGACATCTGGAAGAGGACCTGGAGCTCCCAGGGTCCCCCCGTGCTGGCCGACCCCTCGGGGCCGTGGGTGCGGGTGCCGCTGACTGTCCTGTGGGTGGCCGTGACGCTGGCCATGGCCCTGGTCCTGCCCGACCTCGGCCAGATCACCGGCATCATCGGCGGCATCAGCaccttcttcatcttcatcttcccgG GTTTGTGTCTCATCTGTGCCGTGGATGTGGAGCCCATGGGACCAGGAGTCAA